The sequence below is a genomic window from Chiroxiphia lanceolata isolate bChiLan1 chromosome 8, bChiLan1.pri, whole genome shotgun sequence.
AAGGATACTTCCCACATAGCTGATGGAAATGTCTATTCAGCCAACATTTGCTTGTTCACACAGCATTTAACATAAACCAAATTGCacaaagcagcatttcacttactgttttctttggaaaaaactAGTCATCAGCAGAGGTAATTCCTCCACCTGGGCCTAGGAAAAAGAATACAGAATAAACACTGATTATCTACACACAGCAAAATGATTTATACTTATGAAATGTTTGACCACAGAATATCAAGGTTCAACCTTCTTGGGTGtgtggttaaaaataaaacccacaaaaaattGAGAAAAGGAATGTTGTAATattgaaatactgtatttctttcaaaCATCTAGGAAAGCCTTTGCATTCTAAAAAACTGATCTATATATATAAGTCAGATTTATAATcatgtataaaatatatgtatatgttttgttttctgcgCTTTTGTGAAAAACTTCTTGGGAAATTCAGGTTATTCCAAGAATGAATACCTACATTCAtgctcttccttctttcagtttgctttcccttttcacTCTAAGTTGCAGCAATTTATACGTAATGTGGCATTGTCTTTATTTCATCTTACTATGTACTAGCAAAGCAATTATACTTCTAACAAGCTGCATTTTGCATAAAAGCTGTTTAAAGAATCTTgctcaaaatattctgaatttaatATAATCACATTACATAAAATATTCGAGCAGCCTGAGAtacattttcttgctttttctatGTCACTTGTTTCAGAAAGCAATGCATTTCTCTTACACTTTCCATTTCCAAAGTGATGACTCATCTACAATTGACTAATCTATCATTAACCAGTCTTAAAAAGATTAGACATTTCAAATCAATTTCTAGCTTCTAATTCAGCCCAAAGCTTTCAGTTTCAAGGAATTTAAATGCTTCAGATTTAAATGTCTCTGAATTTAGCCTTACCAAGTTCCAAGAATGCCAAGAACTTGCACTGttgactgaaatgaaatgagatCTAGACCCTCTGCCAATGCTCAACGAGTTAGACCTATATCCTGTTGctgtaagaaaacataaaacCCATCCATCTTTGCATGTGTTTGGTTGCACATGCTTGCCCCTTTCTGTAGGGGATGGATGTGCAGTGGGGGCACTGCAGTAgttttttccagactttttgTGATTTACCTATTAACAAGTGATCACAATTTACAGATGTCTCGGTGAGGGGATCCCAACGGCTAGAGCATGTTAGGTCTGGTTGAACCATGAGAAATGGgctaataaaaattttaagaatataaaaaatatatttcttcctcatatgGACTATGCTAGTGATGAAGAAACGCCTAAAACAATGACAGAGTTTCCCAGGACAAGTTTcctttgtatatatttataactATCAGGAATTTTCAAAGTTCGCCAAAGGGTTCTGAGAAGCAAGTAAAGAAAATAGTCTTCTGTTTAGACTAAATAAGGCTTCTGCTCACTGTATTTCATCAGATATATCAGtgatttcaaattttcaaaggCTCACTGGCTCAACTGACCAGGCTTGCTATGTACCTGAATAATTACTATTTGCATCACGGTCGCATTCATAGAAACTTGCAGCCAAACTAATTAGATAGTACACATTTACAAAGATCAGTCTTAGTAGCAGATGGTAAATATTGAACAGAAGAGCTCAGTTcaagggcaaaaaaaagaaggctgcTGTAAACTTTGTGTGACAGAATTGTCCCTGGGCCTGTCATTACCGCAGgtattctttaaattatttaaagctCCGTCTCATTCACAGGTGTTGTGGGATGCTCTAGGAACAACATATGTGCCAGCCAAAATAAGGTGGATCTATTCTTTGGCCTAGCAATTGATTTCAGTTTCAAGcccaaaatcaaatcaaaaaCTTCCCTATTGAATTGCACAGTCTAATTGCATTGAGCTGGCGTTGCTCTCCCACCCAGCAAACAGCAACAATTTCTCAAGGGATGCAATCACTGTGCAAGTGAAATGgctatctttttttcctctctggacTTTTATGCGACCACTATAAATGTGGTCATGACTTAACTTTGCTCTAAGGAAATATTTGCTTATCTTTGCCTCAATATGCTTCAATTAAATGCTAAAGGCTATTCTACTCTTTCTATATCCTCAACTCTAacatatttccttccttcccttctgaaGCTGTGGGGGAAGACAACAGGTAAGCAGAGCAACCTGAAAGTAATAAAGTCATTTAGAGTAAACCACAAAAACCTTGTTTAACTACTCAATTTCAgaacacagactgaaaaaaagcagctctttcatttttaataaaatggcAAGAGCCAACAGATGATCAGAGCAGCTCATTGCTGCCTGATAGCTGACAGAAAGGCAAGATCACTCATTATCTGCTCTCAGAACTGCTGATTGAAGGGTCTCTGTTAGTTCAGGCAGGTGAAGAACAGTGAGACTCAGAGGGGCATCTGCATATAAAAGCATTCACTTTGGAGCTAATACCGTATATTTGTCTTTAAACAGAACAGTGTGAACCCAAGTTCCTGTTTGTCACTGAGCAACCTCAGTGAACTCCTTGCAAAATGAGCCTGTGCCTTACATTGCATCTGGATCATCTAGGCtgcaaactgtttttaaaaatatacatttaaggTTTAGTGAAACTATGGTAGCTataataaaactgtttttactATTGCTAAGTTGTTGCAATTATCTTACTACATTTAATGTGCAACTTATTCAGGAAAAGACAAAGAACTAGTATGGGTGATCAATTTGGGTTTCCTTGTTACAGAAGCAGTTGAGGGTACAACCCCCTATGATGGGTCTTGATTTTATAATCAGCCCTGCGTCTTCCAGGAATATATTTCTGCCATTGTGCACTTACAAAtgtcagaaaagctgaaatgcCACAAAATGCTGTCAAATGCATAGTAAGACAATGAATGTTTTTCCTCTGGTACTCCCATTTTagcattttcccattttcctatTTGAAAAGTAAGACAGACAGATCTGCTGATGacagaagagctgcagaacCAAAGTATCTGGAAACCTGAGACCTCTATAAAAAGCACAGCTAGGGAATCATCACTGACAGGACAACCTGGTGTGCTAACTCAGACAACCCTATCAGTTTGCCTCGATGCAGGGATGCCTCCTCGGATGAGGAAAGAGTTCCCTGGCCTTGCACAGTGCTCTCTGCTTGTATTGGCAACTGGAAACTGGGGCACCAGTCCACGGCCATGAATGTGCTCCAGATTATCAATTAGGCACAAAGTTGCTGTATCCAGTCCATATTTACTGACTTGGGCAATGATCTCCACATGAAAGGCTCTGCAtctcagtactttttttttgctaagcaTATAACTTTAAATAATCTTTCATTATGTTTTCCAAGTCAGGCAAAACAGGTATTTTAACTCAACAggagcaaaatatttcatagcAGCAAACAGTGCAATGAGCTACTACATAGTACCAGAAATATGTGTAGCAAAGCCTTGAGATAGCTCCTTTTGTGCAGGCTTCAAGCAGCTCTTATCTAATGCCTGCAGATAGTGTGATAGAGCAGCCTCAGCTGCTGCACGTGATCTCTGATAATGCAGCAGCCCAGCTAAGTGGTGCTGTGGGGGAAGTTGCATGGACAAACATTCAAATAGCACAGGCTCATAAAACTTCTCCAGAGTTATTAACTCATTTTTTATAATGGGTAAATAGAAGAGATTTGATAACTGCCAGCCATGTGCCCAGTCCTCCCTTATACCCATGGGGGGTGTTGGGCCTGGCTTACTGCTGCCAGgcaggctgctggagctgaaaGTATTTGTAGCTCCtcctaaagaaaaattaactctttGCAACTAGTAAGGCTACTAGCAAGGCTTCCAACACACAGGTGCTGTTTTCTAGCACTTTCTCTAGCAAATCATGAGAAAATATCACCTGTCTTTcagagggagctgcagtgaccaaaagataagagaaggtaaagaagaggaagagtaatgggagcagcagggatgcaaCTCGAGAAGCACAGGACCAGGAAAGGTTGTCCTGAATAACTGGCACTAGGAAACAGAGCAGTATTTTCCAAAGCCTTGTCTGCATTGCCAGTTAGTGCTTCAGGCTTCATCTGTGTGACACTTAGTGTCATGTACTGTCACGAAAGGCAGGAACTTCAGTCACCAAGCAGCAGAGCTAAGAAACTGAAGTCTTACTGTCCTATGAATACTCTCATTATACGTACAGAGACAGCATACTGATCCATGTGCCATGCATCCATCAGCAGGAGCCTCTTCGGAGCCCCTGCCCTTCCGCAGCTCCGCAGCCGCCCTGCGGGGGCCTCGCTCCTGCCGTTCCCTAAAGGACGGGAGAACACGGCAGTGCCCGACCGGGGTGGGGGTAAGGAGAGGGAACCCGGGGGTGTGTAAGCACGAGGGTGTCACGGGCACCGCACGGGCACCCCCAGCCCGGCCTGGACGCGGCGGCAGCATCCATCCCCCTGCACGGCCCCGCCCGGGCCGGAGCCGCCCCTTGGCCGCGGGCCGCGGCCCGGCCCCATAAAGGCGTcggcgcggcgggagcggccccgTAGCAGCGGCAGCGGCGGTGGCGCGGCCCCCATGCACTGCACCAGGTAAGCGCCGGGGCTGCGAGCGGAGCCGGCCCCGGGGAGCGCAGCGCCGAGGCTCCCTCTGCTCCGcgcccctcccgcccccgcGGGTCCCCTGTGCCCGGGCAGTGCCCGCGGTGCTGCGCgacccttccctggctgctcgGTGttgcctcctccagcagccttTCTCAGGTTGTGGCGTCGGCTTTTGCCTGCTTGgctattttttgttatttcgggttttttagtttgcttttttttttttttttgacactgCAAAAGCTCAGGAGCAGCGGGTCGCCAAAGTTGCAGAGGGAGTATTTTTGAAACCCGAGTTCTTTTCCtattaaagcaaagcaaaacttcaTTAGTTTGATTCGGGTACTCTCGAATCTCTACTACTTATTATGGCAAATACCtccacaataaaaaaaaaaaaaaaaaggaggcgAGGCCAGCACAGATTCTACTTTGGTTTTGGCAGGGCTCTGGAATACCAGAGAGAACTCTGGGAAGCAGAAAGCTATTTTATTTAAGTGGCAAAGCCTATGCTTTTCTATGACTCAACAAAATTCTGCATTTCCAGCAAGGACTGCATCCATCTCAGTAGGGATGTGCTGCCGTCGAAGCCCCTCTTTACAAATATTCAAGCTAACTGGCCTTGAATGGTCCATGTTCTTGCATAGTAATTGTGATATTCATCATCTGAGAACATTAGGAGTAAGCCTTTACAAATAAAGCTGTAGCGTTCTTACTGAATACTTGCAGTAGGCTTCTGTCATGGTCTTTGGGGATTATCAAAAGTTGTTTTTAAGCCAATTCTTGAAGCATAAGGAGGTCTCTCCCCtcccccatttttccccctcttcacTCAGCAGTCAACATTAACAGTGCAAAGAGCTGTATTACTTAGACCTGGGTTAGTAGCTCATAGAAGATATTTCCAAAGGTGCTTTAGGATTTTTGTTCATTTGagttattcaaaataaatatctaaaacGTGGACTGACGGTTCAAAGCCACAGTGTGCTTCAAGGTACATAGAATCCCATTTGAAGTTCTGATGGGATGGTCAACTTGCTTAATATAGTGCTGTCTCTCTCCAGAGATGAAGCAGCTGATCCAGCTTGTTGGAATTTTAAGACCTGGGTTAGAGCCTCTAAGAGGGAAGCTAAAGTGAATGAGCACTTCCACTTTAACTGGATCTGTTTTACTGGTTACTAGaatgttctttttcctgtattttcaaggaaataTGCTCAATTAGCTGTCactaaaatctgtttttcagaggtttGGATAAAGCAAAGATTTGAATTGAAGAAGTTCAGGATTGGCAAGAAATGACTGGCTAGTCTCACCCTGGTTCCTTAGGTAGAACTGTCAATTTTAATTTAGGCTGCATTGTTTAAAGCTGTGTAGAGACAAGGCCATGAATAATTAAGAGAGTGGATGAAGCAAATATGCATTCTTAAGAAGCTTCTTATCTGATGTAATTAGCAAAAACACAGGACATTATTGTTTCTTTCAGAATGATACAGGTCTTGGACCCGAGACCCTTGCCAAGCTCCATCATGCCTGTGGACATGGCCATGCGAATTTGCTTAGCCCATTCTCCACCACTGAAGAGCTTTCTCAGCCCTCTCGAGGACTGTCAAAGAAACAACTTTGTGAACAGACTCAAACCTCTCAGACCGTGCCTTCATGTGAAACGTGACTCCAAAGATCAAGAGAACGACTGGAACCACTCGCCAGCCCGAGCCAAGAAGCGAGTCGTGTTTGCAGACTCGAAGGGGCTGTCCCTGACGGCGATACACACCTTCTCTGAGTTCCAGGAGCACTCTGGGTGGGATCTTCAGTTTGACCTCTTAGACGTTGAGCACATAACATCTAACTTAAAACTGCACGAGGAGAAAAACTTGATTCTGGGTTTCCCTCAGCCCTCAGCTGActacctggacttcaggaaCCTCCTGCAGAAGAACTTGGTCTGCCTGGAGAACTGCGCCCTGCAAGAGAAGGTGCTGTCGGGCACTGTGAAAGTAAAAAACGTGAGCTTTGAGAAAAAGGTTCAGGTTCGAATTACTTTTGATACCTGGAAGACCTACAGGGATGTTGACTGTGTATACATGAACAATGTTTACAGCGATTCTGAAAACGATACCTTCTCATTTGCCATCGACTTGCCTCCTGCCATTTCCTCTGAAGAGAAGATAGAGTTTTGCATTTCTTACCAAAGTGAAGGACATACCTTCTGGGACAATAACGAGGGTCAGAATTACAAGATTGTTCATGCAGAGTGGAAGCCTGATGGTGTTCAGATACCCTCTGCCAAGGAAGACTGTGTAGATCTTCAAACTCCAAGGAGAGGACAAGAGAGAGAGCCTGATCAGCTTGGCAGTCCGAGGCTATCCAGGGGCCTCTTTCCCCAGTGGCAGAGCTTGGGTCGGATTGAAAATTCATCACCATATTGGTGATCCATAATACCAAGGAATTATTCTTCCATTTGGCAACAGAACAGCATTAGTTTTCTGGTTCACATTAGTTTTCTGGTTCATCATACATGATGAAACCACCTGgcaggttttgtttgctgtctGAAGAAATCCAAATTCACTAGTCTGTGGGACTTGTTAAACCATGTTATGCTACTGAAGTTCTTAGCCAAACCTTATccttggaaggaaagaaaaccgAGGTAAAACACACGCGTATGCCACCTACTATAGGAATAGCATGCCTGTATCTCCAGTATatgctgctttctttctgttgtcAGGTCTCCTGGGTCACTCTAGGGGAGAGACTTGCAAAGTAGTATGGAAGGCAATGGTATGTTAGCAAGCTGTAGTAACTGTATGCGTGagagtatgtgtgtgtgcacagggctGTTATATTAACAGAATGTCACAATTCACTTTGCACCTATTAGGAGTGCAGTAGATGCTGTCAAGAGACTTGCTATGAGCCTCTATGTGCTTGTAGCAGAGGCAGGTAGGGATGCGTTGCAAAGATTTGTGGCTTCAATATAGGTTAAGAAACTTGGACAGGATAATGGAGAAgtaagaaaagaggaagaggtaGAATGTGCTATATAACTTGGAGATGTGCAATGTTCTAATTGCTTCTTTCCAAAGCTGTTTTTCTAAATCCCAGGGGAAGTTCTAGGGGataaaaagactgaagaaaataaaacaaagtgaGTGGTGGAAGTGACTATGACTTTGAGAAGATGTCTATCCTCACTGGCTTTGAGAATGCCTTGCATTTGATAATAAATCTAACCTGGACTTCATCATCCTACTCACTTAGCAGGCAGATGGTTACCTTttaatgttaaaagaaaaacgtgcttttaaaaaaaattttcaagcCACCCTAATATGCCAGAAATGGGGACAGGTGACAAAATAGCAATTTGTAAATTTCTTGATCTGTAGCAGCATTAGGTGCTTCTATTCATCACCTGATCTAATCTTACAGCATCTGATGTTTGAGTATCCTACTCCCAGTAGCAAAGTTAGCAATGACTTTTCACAAGTGCATAACATAGGCAAGGTCCTTCATATTGAAGACAGTGGATTTAGTTGCActttgtgaaaattaatttcttttaaagagcaAGGCTGCTACTAGTTTTTTCTAGACTGAATATAGGCTCGCATATAGAAAACTGTTCTATTTTACCTCATTtttgaagttcttttttttttagacttcaATAAactaatatatattttgtatctGTATGCTTATAATTTGGCTTTCTGAGCTGTCAAACTGTAAAGGTGATCTGTGTTTCATGCAAGACTTGTCTGAGAAATTGTCCAACACATGCTCAGCAGGTGTGAATATTGGCACACCTTTTAGCTGTACAGAAATGGTGTTAACATCAAAatataaatcacatttttgtcCACAGCTAAGAAGTATAATAGCCTGAGTGTGAAGCTATTTGCAGTGCAGTGAGATGATAATTACTAAGGTGAAATAAATCTCCTCCACTAATTGCACTTTTCCGCTATGTAATCCTTGCTGTTATGTGTGAACTAGCCATTTTAAGAATAAACTTTATTTTGATATACCTGGTTCTCACTTTGTTGGTATTTTCTCAACTTCTGTAAAACAGCTTAGTCGTGATACAAGGTACAACCAGTTCTGTACCATGGATTTGCTAAAGCTGGCTATGGTATGGCATCTCAGGTCAGAAGCTGGCATTACCCTGAAGACAAAATCCTTCACTAAACGAGAGGTCACTAAATGAGAGATAAGTGGCAAGTTGtgccacttaaaaaaacccccactatATCTCACTAAATTTAACTTGAGTATTTTTGTTTGACAGATTCTGTCAGGGAtcttgctgtgctgtgggcaAGACCGGCAGGAGCCTGTCTTAATCTGATGGCCAGACTTACCTGCTGAGCTATAGCATACTTGGTGCTTGGATAGATGAATCTAGACAGCAGCACTTAATGCTTTCTGGCTTACTTTCACCTTAGCTTGACTAGTTATGCTGCTGTTTGGGACATTGAGAGGTTGGATTTTCTCCTCTTGTATGCAGGAATCCAGCAGAACTGCCATCAGTACCAAAAATCTCCCTGCAAAATGAAGTGTCAGTCTCTGAGCCAGCCGTTCACTGTTGCCCCTGCACCATGGGCCTAACCTCACAGTTACTTAGAATGGAGACAAGGGTGCATAGTTTCCAAGGGCCCTAGTCCCCTGGGGGGCTGGCAGAGGCTTTTGATATATCCCTGATTCTCTTTCATGGCAATTTATAGCAGCACAGAGTCAGAAGACGCTAACCAGCACGGGTTGCACACCAGCTACTTCATATGGGATTTCTCAGTACAGTAACTCAGTGACAAGATGCAGTTTAATTCAATCTGTTGTACACAAAATCAAGGGTTTCCCAGCAAGAGATCTAGCTTTAATTATGGAAAAGCAGTTCCCAAAAGGCAGAAGACATGGAGCTAACAGCATTTTGCTGACCTGAGGAATGAATTTAGAGCTTCCACATTGCAAAGCCTGCACTGAATGCAGAGCCCTCCTTTCCCCAACACTATCCACCAGTCTCAAACTCTACTATGTACAACACTGGGTCTTACTGCTCAGGAGCTCTTATGATACATactgcagcaccagctccctgctctaGAAAAAAGTGAACCGAAGAGAGATTTGTAACTTAAGCGGCTTGAAGGCTCCTCTGCCTTAATGTGGAACTTTACTTCAGTGAACCAGATGCAAGGCTACTGGTTAGAGCAGAA
It includes:
- the PPP1R3C gene encoding protein phosphatase 1 regulatory subunit 3C, which translates into the protein MHCTRMIQVLDPRPLPSSIMPVDMAMRICLAHSPPLKSFLSPLEDCQRNNFVNRLKPLRPCLHVKRDSKDQENDWNHSPARAKKRVVFADSKGLSLTAIHTFSEFQEHSGWDLQFDLLDVEHITSNLKLHEEKNLILGFPQPSADYLDFRNLLQKNLVCLENCALQEKVLSGTVKVKNVSFEKKVQVRITFDTWKTYRDVDCVYMNNVYSDSENDTFSFAIDLPPAISSEEKIEFCISYQSEGHTFWDNNEGQNYKIVHAEWKPDGVQIPSAKEDCVDLQTPRRGQEREPDQLGSPRLSRGLFPQWQSLGRIENSSPYW